One genomic window of Cupriavidus malaysiensis includes the following:
- a CDS encoding DUF1059 domain-containing protein codes for MARKYIDCRDYPSESQCTVALSADTEEELLEAAVQHAVQVHRHQDTPELRSQLKACFKEGSPPA; via the coding sequence ATGGCACGCAAGTACATCGACTGCCGCGACTATCCCAGCGAGTCGCAATGCACGGTCGCGCTCAGCGCCGACACCGAAGAAGAACTGCTGGAGGCTGCCGTGCAGCATGCGGTGCAGGTGCACCGGCACCAGGACACGCCGGAGCTGCGCAGCCAGCTCAAGGCCTGCTTCAAGGAAGGCAGCCCGCCGGCCTGA
- a CDS encoding tetratricopeptide repeat protein: MRAPAVPGGSRRGLASVPRAQPAPGGRPARWRHPLLAAALAAVAVAAAGVGGAGAWRHHTETRRAQLAELRTLAGPAGDAQALAALRAAAARGETAAQTALGEALWDRAEAQPLAEGRQWLQKAALGGDVRAHLLLGKAALLGVPAGSGMDPARARAHLSAAADAGDPGAAYYLGLLHRGGYGQPANPKAAAHWFTLAAQGGVPHAMFMLANAYREGDGVPLDPARALAWYEQAAEREHPESSQALAMAYRNGELGLARDERRFRSHLAEAAHALRHPALAP; the protein is encoded by the coding sequence ATGCGCGCCCCGGCCGTGCCGGGCGGGTCCCGGCGCGGCCTGGCCAGCGTGCCGCGGGCGCAGCCTGCGCCCGGGGGGCGCCCGGCGCGCTGGCGCCATCCGCTGCTGGCCGCCGCGCTGGCGGCGGTGGCGGTCGCGGCGGCCGGCGTCGGTGGCGCCGGGGCCTGGCGCCACCACACCGAGACGCGCCGCGCGCAGCTCGCCGAACTGCGCACGCTGGCCGGCCCGGCCGGCGATGCGCAGGCGCTGGCCGCGCTGCGTGCGGCCGCCGCGCGCGGCGAGACGGCGGCGCAGACCGCGCTGGGCGAGGCGTTGTGGGACCGCGCCGAGGCGCAGCCGCTTGCCGAAGGACGCCAGTGGCTGCAGAAGGCGGCACTGGGCGGCGACGTGCGCGCCCACCTGCTGCTCGGCAAGGCGGCCCTGCTCGGCGTGCCGGCCGGCAGCGGCATGGATCCGGCCCGGGCCCGCGCGCACCTGAGCGCCGCCGCGGACGCGGGCGACCCCGGTGCCGCCTACTACCTCGGCCTGCTGCACCGTGGCGGCTACGGCCAGCCCGCCAATCCCAAGGCAGCGGCGCACTGGTTCACGCTGGCCGCCCAGGGCGGGGTGCCGCATGCGATGTTCATGCTCGCCAACGCCTATCGCGAAGGCGACGGCGTGCCGCTCGACCCGGCGCGCGCGCTGGCCTGGTACGAGCAGGCGGCCGAGCGCGAACATCCGGAATCGAGCCAGGCGCTGGCCATGGCCTACCGCAATGGTGAACTGGGGCTGGCGCGCGACGAGCGCCGCTTCCGCTCGCACCTGGCCGAAGCCGCGCATGCGCTGCGGCATCCGGCGCTGGCGCCTTGA